A window from Primulina huaijiensis isolate GDHJ02 chromosome 11, ASM1229523v2, whole genome shotgun sequence encodes these proteins:
- the LOC140987619 gene encoding bax inhibitor 1-like — translation MRLSASAISAVRNYFRREWRITDVVNGRDRPFVRRILKKVYLSLAFALSSLAFGSYLSCSGNIESLFVVIGASITMIFIYFVPPWHEKKRSCLLIAGSFFLGASIGPRIIDPCCLVSELLGMSMAFACFWAASMKTQNFLLLCFVGVGLSIFGIPIGLLAGSAITGYYISFWTFLDLYVATLYFMLYVVAYSHELVINIRRGDADYVKHSVTLFTDAPAVTLHFIKSLTIESLWRRLWLAPTSD, via the exons ATGAGGTTATCTGCGAGTGCAATTAGCGCTGTTCGGAACTACTTTCGCCGGGAATGGAGAATTACGGACGTAGTGAACGGCCGAGACCGGCCGTTCGTCCGCCGTATCTTGAAGAAG GTCTACCTCTCTCTGGCTTTTGCTCTATCAAGTTTAGCATTTGGGTCCTACTTGAGTTGTAGCGGAAACATTGAAAGTTTATTTGTCGTAATCGGCGCTTCTATTACCATGATCTTCATTTATTTTGTGCCCCCTTGGCACGAG AAGAAAAGGTCATGTCTCTTGATTGCTGGTTCATTCTTTCTAGGTGCTTCGATTGGTCCCAGGATCATTGATCCTtg TTGTCTAGTCAGTGAACTGCTGGGAATGTCTATGGCGTTTGCCTGTTTCTGGGCAGCATCCATGAAGACACAAAACTTTCTTCTCCTCTGCTTTGTAGGCGTGGGCCTCTCTATCTTCGGGATCCCAATTGGGTTGCTTGCAGGTTCAGCAATTACTGGTTACTACATTTCTTTTTGGACCTTCCTAGAC CTATACGTCGCAACTCTGTACTTCATGCTGTATGTGGTAGCATATAGCCATGAGTTAGTGATAAATATTCGTCGAGGAGATGCCGACTATGTGAAGCATTCGGTTACACTCTTCACAGATGCACCTGCTGTCACACTTCACTTCATCAAAAGTTTG ACGATAGAATCACTCTGGAGAAGGCTTTGGTTAGCTCCCACCTCTGATTGA